A genomic stretch from Aedes albopictus strain Foshan chromosome 2, AalbF5, whole genome shotgun sequence includes:
- the LOC109418109 gene encoding WD repeat and HMG-box DNA-binding protein 1, with the protein MPFKRSAMRYGHIAGYTSAVYQENGERIISFGYDGDVRVWDGVFDDDASTTCLAENVWALLQYGDRVLVANDLNTVQAYKYPELEKDGIEFRFTAFVTSLVRNGQYLAAGSEDGTIKVKPTGAEGDEFELGGLAGPVLSMALSPKNLLAASCGDGKLRVWDLASKKLLKTLDGLKKVKSFEGNVYFATPSFDPKRGSVLAFPRGKEIVVLNTTTWDQQKFLKHKSLSAEFTCGAFSPRGEFFAAGSAKGEVVIWDYQTGELVKGEEVSIDSNPLISLTWHPKNNGELVICDDQGQLGNVNDIFNDNDDADDGNDLMEMAEKEANGAAEEDDDDDLDEMYSKHVAGTKQVAEESDDDDNTVSVNRLKSQFALPTEDQDDKPEPEVGKPEDDKSDDENPDDEKPQQVKAASPRIDYDDDDDARSVMSDTSVKSYPMQRYFQPGSTPEKLAHRYLVYNHVGIVRGHTDGNEKAIEVEFHDSSKHHGMHLANFQNHTVAGLSETVLAMGCSTGTDCNSKLVCINLVAFGNREWSSIMPDMEEIVGVVASDKTVVAATTAGLLRVYSAKGTQREVIAIPGPLVSMAAYGDHVLVAYHRSPATRDQHLNLMIITCVNYRLRCREVSIPLTPESELRWLGYSDKGSPVIYDSAGSMRLYHAASNLWFPIMDAEKHKIGASDSLFIVTVSESRQQAQIIVCRGAKFPQTNPRPIPLNVAIQVPLCEIDSEKSILEESLLRSMYLKHDDADKVMKEAAVKLFALASRAEMEPRAKELIETIASSQLIPLVCKYARKINRVHLAESLSALLGTFQDQEKEEEQFEMEVVRENAAMVSELVHINREAVTKKDNTPKIKPIPVTMRKNPFKKSGSSGLSSPATPNPLEHLTASAIGFPSPSVSNRSTSKNDLHADIDSTTSTFENNENEPSNNGTNGRTPTTPAPSSGPGKFTPWYEKNKAQLREDHPAVEETELIKIGLRQFKTLNSYLTPQASSNSTNGEKRKRDEGEPTESGVSKLAKFGFVKKG; encoded by the exons ATGCCATTCAAACGGTCGGCAATGCGATACGGCCACATAGCGGGTTACACCAGTGCGGTCTACCAGGAAAACGGCGAGCGAATCATCAGTTTCGGCTACGACGGCGATGTTCGAGTGTGGGATGGTGTGTTTGATGACGACGCGAGTACGACCTGTTTGGCAGAGAACGTGTGGGCCCTGCTGCAGTACGGTGACCGGGTGCTGGTTGCCAACGATCTGAACACCGTCCAGGCGTACAAGTATCCGGAGCTGGAAAAGGATGGAATCGAGTTCCGGTTCACGGCGTTCGTGACTAGTTTGGTAAGGAATGGCCAGTATCTGGCGGCGGGATCCGAGGATGGAACCATTAAGGTGAAACCGACGGGGGCAGAAGGTGACGAGTTTGAGCTCGGAGGATTGGCAGGACCCGTCCTGAGTATGGCGTTGAGTCCGAAGAATCTGCTGGCAGCTAGTTGCGGTGATGGGAAATTGCGGGTATGGGACTTAGCGAGCAAAAAGTTGTTGAAAACGTTGGACGGTCTGAAGAAGGTGAAGAGTTTCGAGGGAAACGtgtactttg CGACTCCAAGTTTCGACCCGAAACGTGGCTCCGTTTTGGCCTTTCCCAGAGGAAAAGAAATAGTTGTGCTGAATACGACGACCTGGGACCAACAGAAGTTTCTGAAACATAAAAGCTTATCTGCCGAGTTCACATGTGGAGCGTTCTCGCCACGGGGAGAATTCTTTGCAGCTGGCAGTGCCAAAGGAGAGGTCGTCATATGGGACTACCAGACCGGGGAGCTAGTGAAAGGTGAAGAGGTCTCGATTGATTCCAATCCGCTGATCAGCTTGACGTGGCATCCCAAGAACAATGGAGAGTTGGTCATCTGCGATGATCAGGGACAACTGGGGAATGTCAATGACATTTTTAATGACAATGACGACGCTGACGATGGTAATGATCTGATGGAAATGGCCGAGAAGGAAGCGAACGGGGCAGCCGAagaagacgatgatgatgatttgGATGAAATGTACTCAAAAC ACGTTGCCGGCACAAAACAAGTGGCCGAAGAATCCGATGACGATGATAACACCGTTTCCGTGAACAGACTCAAAAGCCAATTTGCGCTGCCCACCGAAGACCAAGATGATAAACCGGAACCGGAAGTTGGAAAACCGGAGGATGATAAATCGGACGATGAAAATCCGGACGATGAAAAACCGCAGCAGGTGAAAGCCGCATCACCGCGTATAGattacgatgacgatgatgacgcgcGCTCGGTGATGAGTGACACTTCCGTAAAATCCTACCCGATGCAGCGATACTTCCAACCAGGATCCACACCGGAAAAACTGGCGCACCGATATTTGGTGTACAATCACGTGGGTATAGTGCGGGGTCATACCGACGGTAATGAAAAAGCCATCGAAGTTGAATTTCATGATTCCTCCAAGCATCACGGAATGCATTTGGCCAATTTCCAAAATCATACGGTGGCCGGCTTGAGCGAGACTGTGCTAGCCATGGGGTGCTCTACCGGAACGGACTGCAACAGTAAGCTGGTGTGCATCAATCTGGTAGCCTTCGGTAATCGGGAATGGAGCAGTATTATGCCGGATATGGAAGAAATTGTCGGCGTCGTCGCTTCGGATAAAACGGTAGTCGCGGCCACCACTGCTGGTCTGCTGCGAGTTTACTCCGCGAAAGGAACACAGAGGGAGGTGATAGCGATACCTGGTCCACTGGTTTCGATGGCTGCCTACGGTGATCACGTCTTGGTCGCTTACCATCGGTCCCCGGCGACCAGGGACCAGCATCTCAATCTGATGATCATCACGTGCGTCAACTATCGATTGCGATGCCGAGAAGTGTCAATCCCATTGACGCCCGAATCGGAACTTCGTTGGCTGGGCTACTCGGACAAAGGATCACCGGTGATCTACGATTCGGCAGGCAGCATGCGCCTTTATCATGCAGCTTCCAACCTGTGGTTTCCGATTATGGACGCCGAAAAGCACAAAATTGGCGCCAGCGACAGTTTGTTCATCGTAACGGTGTCCGAATCGAGGCAGCAGGCCCAGATCATCGTTTGCCGTGGGGCGAAATTCCCGCAGACCAACCCGCGGCCCATTCCGTTGAATGTCGCCATACAGGTGCCCCTGTGTGAAATTGATAGCGAGAAGAGCATCTTGGAAGAAAGTTTGCTGCGGAGCATGTATCTGAAGCATGACGATGCCGACAAAGTGATGAAGGAGGCGGCCGTCAAGCTGTTTGCG TTGGCCAGTCGCGCAGAAATGGAACCCCGCGCCAAGGAGTTGATTGAGACGATTGCGTCCAGTCAGCTGATTCCGCTGGTCTGCAAGTACGCCCGAAAAATCAATCGTGTCCACCTGGCGGAAAGTTTGTCCGCGCTGCTGGGCACATTCCAGGATCAG gaaaaagaagaagaacaattCGAGATGGAAGTCGTCCGGGAAAATGCCGCCATGGTTAGCGAACTGGTACACATCAATCGGGAAGCAGTCACCAAAAAGGACAACACCCCTAAAATT AAACCAATACCGGTTACGATGCGTAAGAACCCCTTCAAAAAGAGTGGCAGCAGTGGGCTATCCAGTCCCGCAACGCCCAATCCTCTGGAGCATCTCACTGCCAGTGCCATCGGTTTCCCATCCCCATCGGTATCGAACCGATCCACGTCTAAAAACGACCTCCACGCCGACATCGATTCGACGACATCGACGTTCGAGAACAACGAGAATGAACCGTCTAATAATGGAACCAACGGCCGGACCCCCACCACCCCGGCCCCTTCATCCGGTCCGGGGAAGTTTACGCCCTGGTACGAGAAGAACAAGGCTCAGCTCAGGGAGGATCATCCCGCTGTCGAGGAAACCGAGCTGATCAAGATTGGTCTGAGGCAGTTCAAGACGCTCAACAGTTACCTGACGCCACAGGCTAGCAGCAACAGCACCAACGGCGAGAAGCGAAAGCGGGACGAAGGGGAGCCGACCGAGTCCGGAGTTTCCAAGCTGGCCAAGTTTGGGTTCGTGAAGAAGGGATAA